TCTTCGCCAAACCAGGGCAAATGTTCCCTGATTTCATTCATCAACGCCCAGGCATGGTCGCAGGGCAGCTCTCGCCCCTGAAGGTGAAACACCAGATCGACGATTTCGCCTGAGACCGTTTGTCCACCCGTTTCGGAATCTTCTTGCCAGTACATCGGCTGTTCACTCTCCTGTCGGCTGCCTGTCTGCCCAGTCCACCATCAACTGCCCCCAGTGCCGTGCGGTTTCAGCATCCAGATCGACCATGGTAAAGCGGCTCCGTTCCCGAATACGCACGCGAAGCAGATGAAACCCGTTGTCGTAGATCGCCTCCTGAACCTTGATTTGCTTGCTGAAGGGAGCAGGAAACTCCTCGATATCGATCACTTGCTCATTGGACATGCCAGCACCCTATTTGTTGGTAAACCGTGAAAACTGTTCAGGACTCATCGTACTGCAAGCTTAAGCCCCACGTTCGACCACCCAAAAGGAGATACGCTGCCCACCTCTTCGGCAAAGTCCCCTTTCTCATGCTTTATTACTTATAGTCATGTTTGTCGGATGTGTCGGACGCATTGCACCACCCGTCACTGACATACCGCCACAACCCTATCCATAGTGGATAGCTTGGGAAAGTGATCTATCTCCACAGAGACATGAGATTGGCCTTGCTCCCAAAAAGCAGTTCTCTTAGACTGCCACTACGTTAGGATCTACTTATATTCTAATACAAGATTCTAATTGGTAGGGTTTTTATGCATCTCGACAGGCTAGAGCCGCGAGGTGGAACTGAGGAGGAGGAAGGCAATACGCTCTAGGGGGCTACTGAAGCCTTCGGGATGCACGCAAGCCAAATTGTCGAGTCGAACTCGCTGCTGGCTGGAACGTCCCACCATGAGCCTGCCGCCATTCCTCTCCTTCGATTCATCAGACAGGAGCCCGGAATAATGGCAAAGAAACAGTACGACACACCGAATCTGGACCAGCTCGAAAGCGGTCCATGGCCCAGCTTTGTTACCGGCCTGAAGCGTCTGGCTGAAAACAACGACATGACCGTTGATCTGCTCGGACAGCTGGAAACCTCCTACCAGACCAAAAAGGGTTTCTGGAAAGGTGGTACCGTCGGTGTGTTTGGCTATGGCGGCGGCGTTATCCCGCGCTTTACAGAACTGCTGGACGAAAAGGGCAAACCCAAGTATCCAGACGCTGCCGAATTCCATACCCTGCGGGTCATGCCCCCACCGGGAATGCACTACGATACGGCCACGCTGCGCAAATTCTGCGACATCTGGGAGAAATACGGTTCAGGCCTGATCGCCCTCCATGGCCAGTCGGGCGATATCATGTTCCAGGGCTGCTCGACGGAAAATGTGCAGAAAGCCTTCGACGAAATCAACGAAATGGGATTCGATCTGGGCGGTGCCGGTCCCGCACTGCGCACCTCGATGTCCTGCGTTGGCCATGCGCGCTGCGAACACTCCTGCTACGATACGCACCGCGGCAATCGTCAGATCATTAACGCATTCCTTGACGATATGCATCGCCCGTCGCTGCCTTATAAGTTCAAGTTCAAGTGGTCGGGCTGCGCCAACGATTGCATGAACTCCATCCAGCGCTCTGACTTCGCCGTCATCGGAACCTGGCGTGACGACATTCAGGTCGATCAAAAAGAGGTCCAGGCTTTCGTCGCCCAAAAGGGCCGCAAGTATGTGGTCGACAACGTCATCACCCGCTGCCCGACCAAGTGTCTGAGCCTCAATGATGACGATACGCTGGATATCGATAACCGCAACTGCGTGCGCTGCATGCACTGCATCAACGTCATGACCAAGGCGCTGGCGCCGGGCAAAGACCGTGGCGTAACGGTGCTGATTGGCGGCAAACGTACGTTAAAGATTGGTGATCTGATGGGCACCGTGGTGGTCCCCTTCATGAAGCTCGAATCTGACGAGGATTGGGAGAAGATGGAAGAGTTGGGCGGCAAGGTCATCGACTTCTTCGCCGAGAACGCCCTGGAGCACGAGCGCACCGGGGAAATGATCGAACGTATCGGGCTTGCCAACTTCCTCGAAGGCATCGGTGTCGAGGTCGATCCCAACATGATCAGCCACCCACGTACCAATCCCTACGTCCGCGCCGACGGCTGGGAGGAAGAGGCTGCGAAATGGGAACAGCGCAAACGCACCGTGGGTAGCGACGAGTAACTGCAAGCAGCAGCGGTTCGTCTTTCGAATTAACGAGATCAGGATTAGTCGGAGGAAACGATGAGTCAGCCACGCCAACCTATTGAAAGCGGTGTACCGGACCACATGCCCTATCTGCACCCGCTGATGAAGAAGAATTACGGTCAGTGGAAGTGGCACGAACGTCCGCGCCCCGGTGTCCTGCGTCATGTCGCGGAGAGCGGCGACGAGATCTGGACCGTACGCGCCGGCACGCAGCGGCAGCTGGACGTCTTTACGATTCGCAAACTCTGCGATATCGCCGATGAGTTTGCTGAAGGCTTCGTGCGCTTCACCATCCGCAGCAACATTGAGTACATGGTGAGCGAACAGTCCAAGGTGCAGCCACTGATCGATGCACTGACTGCCGCTGGCTTCCCGATCGGCGGTACCGGTAACTCGGTGTCGATGATCTCTCATACCCAGGGCTACCTGCATTGCGATATCCCGGGAACAGACGCTTCGGGTGCAGTGAAGGCACTGATGGACGACCTTATTGAAGAGTTCACCAAAGAGGAGATGCCCAATCGCGTACGTATCACCACCTCCTGCTGCGAAATCAACTGCGGCGGTCAAGGCGATATCGCGATCAACATCCAGCACACCAAACCACCGAAGATTAACCACGATCTGGTGGCCAACGTTTGCGAACGCCCTTCCGTGGTGGCGCGTTGTCCGGTTGCGGCTATCCGCCCGGCACTGG
This is a stretch of genomic DNA from Pseudomonadota bacterium. It encodes these proteins:
- the dsrA gene encoding dissimilatory-type sulfite reductase subunit alpha, whose protein sequence is MAKKQYDTPNLDQLESGPWPSFVTGLKRLAENNDMTVDLLGQLETSYQTKKGFWKGGTVGVFGYGGGVIPRFTELLDEKGKPKYPDAAEFHTLRVMPPPGMHYDTATLRKFCDIWEKYGSGLIALHGQSGDIMFQGCSTENVQKAFDEINEMGFDLGGAGPALRTSMSCVGHARCEHSCYDTHRGNRQIINAFLDDMHRPSLPYKFKFKWSGCANDCMNSIQRSDFAVIGTWRDDIQVDQKEVQAFVAQKGRKYVVDNVITRCPTKCLSLNDDDTLDIDNRNCVRCMHCINVMTKALAPGKDRGVTVLIGGKRTLKIGDLMGTVVVPFMKLESDEDWEKMEELGGKVIDFFAENALEHERTGEMIERIGLANFLEGIGVEVDPNMISHPRTNPYVRADGWEEEAAKWEQRKRTVGSDE
- the dsrB gene encoding dissimilatory-type sulfite reductase subunit beta, whose amino-acid sequence is MSQPRQPIESGVPDHMPYLHPLMKKNYGQWKWHERPRPGVLRHVAESGDEIWTVRAGTQRQLDVFTIRKLCDIADEFAEGFVRFTIRSNIEYMVSEQSKVQPLIDALTAAGFPIGGTGNSVSMISHTQGYLHCDIPGTDASGAVKALMDDLIEEFTKEEMPNRVRITTSCCEINCGGQGDIAINIQHTKPPKINHDLVANVCERPSVVARCPVAAIRPALVNGKPSLEVDERKCICCGACYPPCPPMQINDPEHTKFAIWVGGKNSNTRSKPTFHKLVASGIPNNPPRWPEVSEVVRKILSTYKQDAREWERMSEWIDRIGWPRFFELTDLPFTKYHIDDWRGSRATLNASAQIRF